ACCGCTGGAACCGGCGCCGGATGTATCTCGGCGGTGCGGTCGCGGCGGCGGCATGGCCGTTCGTGTTCTTCCCCATGGCGGACAGCGGTTCCTGGGGGCTGTTGGTGCTGGGCGTGGTGGTGGCGCTGGCGATCCACTCCCTGCTGTACGGGCCGCAGGCCGCTTTCGTCGCCGAGCAGTTCACCCCGCGGTTGCGCTACACCGGCTCCTCACTGGCCTACACGCTCGCCGGGGTGATCGGCGGGGCCGTGGCGCCGCTGCTGTTCACCGCGCTGCTGGGCTCGTTCGGCAGCTGGCTGCCGCTGGCGCTGTACCTGGCCGGTACCGCCGTGGTCACCATCGTGGGCGTGCTGCTGGGGCGGGATCCGGCGCACGATGAGGACGAGGAGTACACCCGCCTGGCGAAGGGCGCCGGGCCGGCGCCGGGGAGGATGGTGCGGGAAGCACCGGGCCGTTGAGGCGGCCGCCCGGCACCGGGCCCCGAAGGTACCGATCGGCACGAGAGAAGAGAGATCCGCATGCGCATCGCGCTGTGCCAGATGACGGCATCGACCGATCCGAAGGAGAACCTCGCGTACGTCCAGGACCAGGTCCGTCGCGCGGCGCGCGAGGGGGCCCGGCTGACGGTCCTTCCCGAGGCGGCCATGGTGCGGTTCGGGGTGCCGCTCGCGCCGGTGGCCGAGCCGCTGGACGGGCCGTGGGCCGAGGGGGTACGAGCGGTTGCCCGGGAGACGGGGGTGACCGTGGTGGCGGGCATGTTCACCCCCGCGTCCGACGGGCGGGTCGCCAACACCCTGCTGGCCACCGGCCCCGATGTCGAGGAGTCCTACGACAAGATCCATCTGTATGACGCCTTCGGCTTCCGGGAGTCCGACACCGTCGCCCCGGGCAACCGGGTGGTCACCATCGATGTCGACGGCGTCCGGGTGGGCCTGGCCACGTGCTACGACCTGCGGTTCCCCGAGCTCTTCCGGGCGCATGCGGACGCAGGGGCGACGGTGTCGTTGCTGCCCGCTTCCTGGGCCGCGGGTCCGGGCAAGCGCGCGCAGTGGGATCTGCTGGTGCGGGCGCGCGCCCTGGACGCGACGGTCTGGCTCGCGGCCGTCGACCAGGCCGCCCCGGACCCGCAGGTCGATCCGGAGGCTCCCGCCGCGGCACCGAACGGCGTCGGGCACACGGCGCTGATCGGCCCCGACGGGACCGTCCGCGCCCAGCTGGGCAGCGCTCCGGATCTGCTGCTCGGGGACGTGGACACCGAGGAGACCACCCGGGTCCGGCGGGCCGTGGCGGTGCTGGACAACCGGCAGCTGTAGGCGCCGGCCGACGGGGTCAAGCGGCCAGCAGGATGCGCTGGGTCGCCTGGATGTGGCTGTCGATGGCCGCACAGGCGGCCTTGGCATCCCCGGCCACCAAGCCGTCGAGGATCCGGCGGTGTTCGGCGAGCACATCGTCCTGGCGGTTGCCCGAGCGGTAGAGGGCGAGGACGCCGGCCCGGATCTGGCGGCTGCGCAGGGCGTCGTACTGGCGGCTCATCAGCGTGTTGCCGACGGCGGCGACGAGGGTGGCGTGGAAACGGTGGTCGGCGGCGATGAACTCCTTGGTGGAGTCCTCGCCCCGCAGGGTGTCCTGGTGGGCCAGGATGTCCGCCATCTCGTCGACGGGTGCGGTGCCCCGCTCGGTCGTCCGCTCCGCGGCGAAGCGCTCGATCAGGCCGCGCATCTCCATCAGCTCCCGGATCTCGCGGCCGGACAGCGGGGCGATATGCGCCCCGCGCTTGGGGACCAGCCGCACCAGATCCTCGGCGGCGAGCAGCAGCAGGGCCTCGCGGATCGGGGTGCGGGAGACGCCGATCCGGTCCGCGATCTCCTGCTCGGACAGGAACCGGTCCTGCATCTCCGGGTCGGTCAGCACGCTGTCCTTGAGATACGCGTAGGCCTTCTCACGCCCCGACTGCATCGCCCGCTCTCCCCTGCGCCACTGGAAACTGCATACAACCCGTATGCGCAGGCTACATGGTGGGCGACCGCCGCGACGCGCGGCGCTCACCGTTCCTGACGGGCCGCCAGGTGCCGCCGGGCGCGGCCGCTGCCCCGCACCGCCGGGGCCCCGGGGGACAGCGCCGGTGGCCGACCGAACGGGACGCGGTGCGGCACACCGGAACCACTCACACGTCGGTACGGATCACCACCTCCAGGGTGCGCGGGCCGTGCACGCCCTCCACCCGCTCCAGCTCGATGTCGGAGGTGGCCGAGGGGCCGCTGATCAGTGTGGTCGGGTGCTCCGGCACGAGCCGCGCCAGCGCCTCCGGCACACCGGTCCGTACCGACGACAGGTCGACGACACACACATGCAGGTCGGGGACGAGCGTCAGCGCGCGCCGCCCCTGGTCCGCCGCGGCGCCGTCCAGGAAGATCGTGCCGGTCTCGGCACAGCTGACGGCGGAGGCCGTCACCACCCCGTCCAGGGCGTCGAGCCGGGGCGCCGGAAGGTCCGGGGAGTCGGTGCGGAGCTCCCCGTCGTACCCGGCCAGCCAGGCCGGGTCGAGCCCCGGAGGTACGCCGATCTTCCGTGCCCCGCGCGCCCGGAGCACCTCGGCGATCACCGTCGCGGTGGCGCCGGCCGTGCAGGTGCGCACCTGCGCCTTGTAGTCGACGAGCCGGTCGGTGAAGAGGGCGAGCCGCTCCCCGTCGGGGAGGGACCGGCCGGTGCGGTAGCCGCGCGGGACGGTCACCTCGGGCCGGTCGGAGCGGGCCAGTGCGTCCTGGACGCGTCGGAGCACCGTCTCCCGTGCGGTCGTGGTCACTGCGCCTCCTGCGGATCGTCGTCGGTGTGCCGTGCGCCTTCCTCCGCCGCGGCCCGCATCGTGGCCGCGCCGTCCGCGGAGGCGAACCAGGAGCGGAAGGACTGCGGGGGCGGGGCGGGGGTGTCACGGCTGTCGCTCCAGCCCTGGAACGGCGGCGGCAGACGGGAGAACGTGCCGTCCCGTCCCGCCAGTACGCGCCCGAGCCCCGCCGTCCTCTGTGCGGCCGTGAACAGCTTCGGCCGCTTCATGACCGCGGCGGCGGCCGTCATCGCCAGCTTCTCCGCGGTCGTTTTGGACTGTTCGGTGTGCTGGTGTCGCAGCTCGACCAGCAGCGACGGAATGTCGATCTTCACCGGGCAGGCGTCGAAGCAGGCTCCGCACAGACTGGAGGCGTACGGAAGCGAGCTGTTGGGGTCGTCCTTGGCCGCGTGCATACCGGCGAGCTGCGGGGTGAGCACCGCGCCGATCGGGCCGGGGTAGGTCGATCCGTAGGCATGGCCGCCGGTCCGCTCGTACACCGGGCAGACATTGAGGCAGGCCGAGCAGCGGATGCAGTTGAGCGCCTCGCGCCCGATCGTGTCCGCGAGCGCCGCCGTCCGCCCGTTGTCGAGCAGCACGAGGTGGAACTCCTGCGGACCGTCGCCCGGCGTCACGCCCGTCCACAGCGAGGTGTACGGGTTCATCCGCTCACCGGTCGAGGAGCGCGGGAGCAGCTGGAGGAAGACTTCCAGGTCCTGAAAGCGCGGCAGTACCTTCTCGATGCCCATGACGGTGATCAGCGTCTCGGGCAGGGTCAGGCACATCCTGCCGTTGCCCTCGGACTCGACCACCGACAGCGTGCCGGTCTCGGCGATCCCGAAGTTGGCGCCGGAGACGGCCACCTCGGCCGTCATGAACTTCTCGCGCAGATAGGCACGCGCCGCGGCGGCCAGTTCGGCGGGGGCGGCGCCCAGCGCGGGGTCGACGCCGGGGATCCGGCGGAGGAAGATCTCCCGGATCTCGTCGCGGTTGCGGTGGATCGCGGGGACCAGGATGTGCGAAGGACGGTCGTCGGCGAGCTGCACGATCAGCTCGGCCAGGTCGGTTTCCAGGGCGGCGATCCCCTGGCTCGCCAGGTGCTCGTTGAGGCCGATCTCCTGGGTGGCCATCGACTTGACCTTGAGGACCTCGTCGCTGCCGGTCCGCCTGACCAGCCGGGTGACGATCTCGTTGGCCTCGACGCCGTCGCGCGCCCAGTGGACGGTGCCGCCGTGCTCGGTGACCTTCCGCTCCAACTGCTCCAGCAGTCCGGGCAGCCGGTTCATGGTGTCGGTCTTGATCGCCGAGCCTGCGTCGCGCAGCTGCTCCCAGTCGGGCAGTTCACCGGTGACGTCCAGGCGCTTGGCGCGGATGGAGTGGGTGGCCCGGCCCAGGTTGCGGCGCAGCTGCTCGTTGCCCAGCTCGTCGTGGGCGGCCTCGGGGAAGGTGCGCTCGCCCCGCAGATGGCCCGTCCCGTACGGGGAGCGCGGGGGGACTGCGGGCATACCGAGGAAGGTGCCACGCGTCGAGGGGTCGGTCGGCATCCTCATCGGGCGGCCTCCGTCAGGGCATGGGGCGCGGTGCGGGTGGACGCGAGGATCTGCGCCAAGTGCAGGGTCCGCGTACCGGACTTGATGCGTGAGAGACCGCCGCCGATGTGCATCAGACAGGACGAGTCGCCCGCGGTGCACACCTTCGCGCCGGTGCCGGCGATGTGGTCCATCTTGTCCCGCAGCATCGCGGAGGACGTAGCGGCGTTCTTGACCGCGAAGGTGCCGCCGAAGCCGCAGCAGGCGTCGGCCTCGGGGAGTTCCACCAGGTCGATGCCCTCGACGGCGCGCAGCAGCCGCAGCGGCTTCTCGCCGACCCGCAGCATCCGCAGGGAGTGGCAGGTGGGGTGGTAGGTCACCCGGTGCGGGAAGTACGCGCCGACGTCTGTCGCGTCGAGTACGTCGACGAGGAACTCGGACAGCTCGTACGTCTTGGTCTTCACGGTGGCGACCCCGGCGCGCAGCGCGGCGTCCCCGTACCGGTCGGCGACGATCTCGTGCTGATGGCGGACCGAGCCCGCACACGACCCGGACGGCATCACCACCGCCTCGATCGACGGGTCGCCGAACTGCTCGGCGAAGTTCCGCACCAGCGGCACCGGCTCCCGCTGATAGCCGGTGTTGACGTGCATCTGGCCACAGCAGGTCTGCTGCGGCGGGAACACCACGTCATGCCCCAGACGGGCCAGCAGGACCGCGGTGGATTTCACCGCCTCCGGGAAGAGCGTGTCTCCCAGGCAGGTGGCGAAGAGCGCGATGCGCATGGAGCCTCCCTCACTTATGGTCCGACCATACTTGTTTCGGACCGAGGAAGAAAAGTGCGGGCGAAGTTTGGTCCGACCTTATTGACATGCGACATCTTCAATGGGCTACTGAGGGCGATTCTCAGCCACCGGGCGCGCCGCTCCCGCCGGGGACGGGACGTTCCGACAGGCCGGACGGCGCGCAGAACTCGATGACTCGATGAGGAGCACTCCGTGGCCACCACACCACCCGCCGCCCTGGCGGCCTACACCCCCGACGTGGCCGCCGTCGGGGACAGCCTCACGGCCACCGCGCTACTGGGTCTGGTCCCCCTGGCGACCTTCTTCGTGCTGCTGATGGCGGCCCGGCGCCCCGCGCTGCACTCCGCCCTCGGCGCCCTGCTGGTCGCGCTGCTGGTCGCGGTCCTCGGCTACGGGATGCCTCTCCAGCTCGGCGCTCTCTCCGCCACCCAGGGTCTGGCCTTCGGCCTCTTCCCGGTGATGCTGATCGTCGTGTCGGCGATCTGGTTCTACGAACTCACCGTGGCCAGCAACCGCTTCGAGGATCTGCGCCGCTCCTTCAACTCCGTCGGCCGCGGTGATCTGCGCATCCAGGCCATGCTCATCGCGTTCTGCTTCGGCGGACTCCTCGAGGCCCTCGCCGGGTTCGGCGCCCCCGTCGCGATCACCGCCGCCATGCTGATGGCGCTCGGGCTGCCGCGGCTCACCTCGGCCGTGACCGTCCTGGTCGCCAACACCGCACCCGTCGCCTTCGGCGCCATGGCCATCCCCATCACCACCGCGGGCACCCTCACCGGCATACCGGCCGAGGACCTCGCCGGCGTCATCGGCCGTCAGAGCCCGCTGCTCGCCCTCTTCGTCCCGCAGCTCCTGCTCTTCCTCGTCGACGGGCGGCGCGGGCTGCGGCAGCTGTGGCCCATCGCCCTGGTCACCGGATCCGTGTTCGCCCTCGCCCAATTCTGGTGCTCGGCCCACTTCGCGTACGAGCTCACCGATGTCGTCGCGGCGCTCGCCGGCTTCGGCGCCGCCGTGATCATGCTGCGCTTCTGGTCCCCCACGACACCGGACGACCAGCGCTCCCGGGTCGAGGCCGAACCGCTCACCGGCCGCCGCGTCTCCCTCGCCGTCCTGCCGTACATCCTGGTGATCGCGGTCTTCGCCCTCGCCAAGCTCCACCTCGGCGCACTCGACATGCCCAAGCTGCTCGGCGCCCTCACCCTCCAGCTCGACTGGCCCGGCCTGTACGGCACTCTCCTGGCCGCCGACGGCTCCCCCGCGGGCAGCGCGGTCTACAAGCTGGAGGTCCTGGGCAACCCCGGCACCCTGCTCCTCCTCTCCGGCCTCCTCGTGATGCTGATCTACAGCCGCGCAAAAGACTCCGACCGCTTCCCGATGACCGCGCGCATGGGTCTGTCCTGCGCCGGACGCACCCTGCGGAACATGCGGACCGCCATCGCCACGGTCGCCATCGTGCTGGCCCTGAGCTACGTCATGAACCAGTCGGGACAGACCCTCGCCATCGGCACCTGGCTCGCCGCCACCGGCGGGTTCTTCGCCGTGCTCTCCCCGGTGCTCGGCTGGCTCGGCACCGCCGTCACCGGCTCGGACACCTCGTCGAACGCCCTGTTCGCCACGCTCCAGCAGACCGCGGGCAAGGCGGCGGGCATCGACCCGACCCTGCTGGTGGCCGCCAACACCACCGGCGGTGTCGTCGGCAAACTCATCAGCCCGCAGAACCTGACCATCGCGGCGACCGCCGTGGAACAGCCGGGCACCGAGCGGACCCTGCTGCGGAAGGTCGCCGGATACAGCGTCGCGATGCTGGCGGTGCTGTGCGTCCTGGTCGCGCTCCAGTCGCTTCCGGTGCTGTCCTGGATGCTGCCGTAGGGGAACGGGTGGGGGGCGGCGGGGCCGCCGCCCCCCTGTACCGGTCCTGACGCGGTGACGCCTACGGGCCCGGCACTCGGCCGCCCTGCCGGCTCAGCCTTCCCGGCCTTACCGGCCTTCCGGATCTGCCTCGCCCGCCCCGCCTGCGAGCTCCGCCTGCTCCGCCTGGGGCTTCTCGTCGACCAACGTGCCGTGGAAACCACGGATATGCGCTTCGACCAGGTCGGCGGCCTTCGCGCCCTTGCCCGCACGCACCAGACGCAGCAGCTCGGTGTGCTCGGCGTTCAGCGCACCCGCCGTGGCCGCCCAGTCCTCCGCCGTCTCCAGCGCCCGCAGGATCAGCGGACGCACCGACTCCCGTACGGCCGAGGTGAGGGTGGAGGTGAGCTGATTGCCCGAGCTACGGGCGATGGCGACATGGAACCGGGTGTCCAGGTCGTTGAAATCGGCGACCCCCACCTCGGGCTCCTGCATACGCACCAGGAGTGCTTCGGCCTCGTCGAGGTCCTCCGCCGGAGCGTGTTCCGCGGCCGCCTCGAAGCTGGAACGCTCCAGCACCACCCGGGCCTCCAGCACGTCGTGCAGGCTGTAGCTCCCCAGGGCGAAGTGCAGGCGCAACAGCCGGCCCAGCGCGTCGTCCGGGTTCCGTACGATCCGCGCCCCCGCGCCCGGCCCGCGGCCCGCCTGCGCGACGAGCACGCCGATCGTCTCCAGCACCCGCAGCGCCTCGCGCAGCGCGGAGCGGCTGACGCCGAGTACCGGTGCCAGCTCGCGCTCGGGCGGCAACCGGTCCCCCGCCTTGAGCTCGCCCGCGAGCACGCGTTCCTCGATGCGCTCCAGCACGAGCTCATGTGTGCGCGACTGCCGCACAGGTCGCCATTCGGCAGACATCCACCACTCCCCGGCTCGGCCCCGTGCTCCCTTGCCAAAACTATGTCACACAGGGCGTGTGGTCGGACCATATGGCCGGGGCTCAGGGCTTTTGTTCCGCCCGGTCGGGCCTTGCCACCCCTCAGCGGCCCCTGCGGAAGAGGAACAGGTCAGGCACGTTCCCCCTCCAGGCGGTCGGTGACCCAGTGGTGGAAGGCGCCGATGTGGTGCTCGCTGGGTACCAGCACCCCGCCGGCGCGGTAGGCGCGGGAGCTCATGGCCGGCTGGGTGCGTTCACAGGCGTCGAAGTCCTGGGTGTTGACCCGGTGGAAGAGCTCGACGGACTTGGAGACATCGGCACCGGAGTCGACGACCTCGGGCAGGTACAGCCAGTCGCATTCGACGACGGTGCGGTCCGGGGCCATCGGGAACATCCGGTGGACGATCACATGGTCCGGGACGAGGTTGACGAACACCTGCGGCCGGACGGTGATCGCGTAGTAGCGGCGGTCCTGGGTGTCCTCGATGCCCGGGAGCCGGCCGAAGCCCTCGGTGCCGTCCACGGTGAATCCGGTGGCCTCCTCGGCGAAGGCCGCGCCATGGCCGACGTAGTACTGGGCGGCGAACCCGTCGGCGAACTCCGGTAGCACCTCGGTGAGTTCGGGGTGGATGGTGCCGCAGTGGTAGCACTCCATGAAGTTCTCGATGATGAGCTTCCAGTTGGCGCGCACGTCATAGGTGAGGCGCCTGCCGAGGGCGAGTCCTTCGGTGCGGTAGCGGTCGAGACAGGCGGCGTCCCCCAGTCGCTCGACGGCCGCGCCGATCACCGTGTCCTCGAAGGACGGCGGCTCGTCGGCCAGGCACACCCAGGCGTAGCCGAGCCACTCGCGCAGCGGGACGGTGACCAGGCCGCGTTCGGTGCGGTCGATGTCCGGCATCTTCTGGAGGTTGGGGGCGGCCACCAGGCGGCCGTCGAGGTCGTAGGTCCAGGCGTGATAGGGGCACTGGAGGTTGCGGCGGACCTCTCCGGACTCCTCGGTACACAGCTGCGCGCCGCGGTGCCGGCAGATGTTGAGGAAGGCGCGCAGCTCGCCGGCGCGGTTGCGGGTGATCACTACGCTCTCGCGGCCGATCCGGACCGTGCGGAAGGCGCCGGGCTTTTCCAGGTCGGCGCTGCGTACCGCGCAGAACCACAGCCGCTCGAAGATCTTCTCCTGCTCCTGGCGGAAGATGTCGGGGTCGGTGTAGTGGTGGCCGGCGAGGGTGGCGATCAGGCTCGGGGAGGTACCGGCCGTGGGGGTGGAGGCCGCGGGGGTGGCGGCCGGGGCCGGTGCGGACTCGGTGTGGGTGGTCGTCATGACGGTCTCCTCAAGCGGCCGCGGCGGCGGGCCGGCGCGGGTCGAAAAGCTCGATGGGGTGCGCGGTGGCCCCGGTCAGCGCGAGATCGGCGACGATCTCCCCGACCACGGGGACGAACTTGAAGCCGTGTCCGGAGAATCCGCAGGCGACGGTCACGGTCTCCGGGTGTGCGGGATGCCGGGTGATCACGAAGTGCTCGTCGGGGGTGTTGGAGTACATGCAGGTGGCGGCCTTGAGGAAACGGCCGGGCAGGGCGGGGATACGCGGGCTCATCTGGTCGGCCATGGCACGCACCTCGTGGTCGTGCACGGTGCGTTCGATGGTCTCCGGTGTGCAGACGGTGCCCTTGCGGAAGAAGGCGACCTTCGCGCCGCCGTCGGGGCCGTCGATCGACGGGAAGCCGTAGACCTGGACGCCCTGCGCGTCCTCCCAGATGTAGATCGGGTGCCGCTCGGGGACGAAGGGCGCGGTGCCGCCGTCGGGGGCGAACCAGTACATGACCTGCCGTTCGATGGTGAACGGCACGCCCAGGTCGGTGAGCAGCTGGGGCGCCCAGGCTCCCGGGCAGATCACCAACTGCCCCGCGGTGTAGGTGTCTTCGGGGGTGTGGACGCGGACCCCGGCGCCGCCGGGCAGCTCCTCCCAGCGGGTGACCGGCTCCTCGAAGTGCAGCTCGGCGCCGTCCTGGGTGGCGAGCCGGACATGCGCGGCGACGGTGTGCTCCGGCCGGACCAGGCCCGCCCGCGCCTCGTACAGCGCGACCTCGTCCTCGGCGGGGGTGAGGGTCGGGAAGCGGCGGCGGATCTCCTTGGGGCCGAGCATCTCGTGCGGGAGGTCCCACCGGCGGGCGGATTCCAGACTGCCGCGGACGGTGCGGCTGTCGGGGCGGCCGATCATCACCCCGCCGCAGAGGGTGGCGATCTCCCGGCCGGTTTCCCGCTCCAGCTTCTCGTACAGCTCGTAGGAGCGCAGCAGCAGCGGCACGTAGGCGGGGTCCTCGAAGTAGGACTGCCGGGTGATACGGGAACCACCGTGGCTGGAGCCGCGGTGGTGCACCGGGCCGAACTTCTCCAGACCCAGGACCCGGGCGCCGCGGGCGGCGAGATGGTGGGCGGCGGCGCTGCCCATGCCGCCGAGGCCGAGGACGATGACGTCGTAGGTGGGAGCCATGCGGTTGCTCCTTCTGCGTACGGAGGGCGGGGAGCGGATCACCGGGGGCCACGGGCCGGCCTACCTGCGGATGCGCTCCATCTGCGGGTCGAAGAGGGGCTCTCGGGCGACGGTCGCGGGGATCTTCTCACCGAAGTACTCGATGTGGACGGAGGTACCGGGGGCCGCCGCGGCGGCCGGCAGCCAGGCGTAGGCGATGCCCCGGCCGAGGGTGTAGCCGTAGGCGGCGGAGGTGACGTGGCCGGCCGGTTGACCGTCGACGTAGACCGGTTCCTTGCCGAGGACGACGGCACCGGGGTCGTCGAGGGTGAGGCAGCTGAGCTTGCGCGCCGCGGTCTCCTCGCTGTGGCCCTCCAGTGCTTCGCGGCCGAGGAAGTCGCCCTTGGCGGGGCGGACGGCGAAGCCGACACCGGCCTCGTACGGGTTGTGCTCGGTGGTCATGTCATGGCCCCAGGCGCGGTAACCCTTCTCCAGGCGGAGGCTGTTGAAGGCGCTGCGCCCGGCGGCGATCACCCCGTGCTCCCGGCCCGCCTCCCAGAGCGTGTCCCACAGCCGCAGCCCCATATCGGCGGTGGTGTACAGCTCCCAGCCGAGTTCGCCGACGTAACTGAGGCGCATCGCGGTGACCGGGACATGGCCGAGGTAGGTGTGCCTGGCCTTGAAGTAGCCGAAGGCCTGGTGGGAGAAGTCGTCGCGGGTGAGCGGCTGGACCAGGTCGCGGGCGAGCGGACCCCAGACGCCGATGCAGCAGGTGCCGGACGTGATGTCGCGGACCTGGACCCCCTCGTCCGGGGCGTGCCGCAGCAGCCAGTCGAGGTCGGATCCGCTGTTGGCGCCGACCTGGAAGCGGTCCGGGGCGAGCCGGGCCACGGTGAGGTCGGAGCGGATGCCGCCGGCCTCGTCCAGGAGCAGGGTGTACGTGACCGCGCCCGGCTTCTTGGCGAGGTTGTTGCTGGTCATCCGCTGGAGGAAGGCAAGGGCGCCGGGCCCGGTGACCTCCAGCCTGCGCAGCGGGGTCATGTCGTACAGGGCGACCTTTTCGCGGGTGGCCCTGGCCTCGGCGGCGGCGATCGGCGACCAGTAGCGCGCCGACCAGGCGTCACGCTCGGGGAGCCGGAGCCCCTCCGCGAGCGGGGCGTTGGCCTCGTACCAGTGCGGGCGCTCCCAGCCACCGCCCTCCAGGAAGTACGCGCCGAGCTCCTGCTGCCGCGGGTAGAAGGGGCCGGTGCGCAGCGGCCGCGGCTGCTCCATGGGCTGTAGCGGGTGGATGACGTCATAGACCTCGATGAAGCTCTGGGCGCCGCGGTCGGCGATATAGGCGGGCGAGCGCTGGGCGTCCTCGAAGCGGTAGAGGTCGCATTCGTGGATGTCGATCGTGGGGCGGCCGTCCGTCATCCACTCGGCCACGGCCTTGGCGACGCCCGCGGAGTGGGTGACCCAGACCGCCTCGGCCAGCCAGAATCCGCGCAGTTCACGGGACTCGCCGAGGACCGGCATCCCGTCGGGGGTGAAGGAGAAGACACCGTTGAAGCCCTCGGCCACCCGCGAGGCGCCCAGCGCGGGCAGCAGTCCGACACTGTCCTGCCAGCTCGGTGCGAAGTCGTCCTCGGTGAAGGGAAGCGAGGACGGCATGACGGGGGCCTCGTCGAAAGCGGGGAGGGTGAAGGGGTCGACGGGCATCGGACGGTGGGCGTAGGAGCCTATGCCGATGCGGTCGGTGTGTTCACGGAAGTAGAGGTCGCGGTCCTGGAAGCGCAGGATCGGCTTGCTCGCCTCCATACGGGAATCGTTGACGCCGGCGAGCTCGGGCAGCGGCTCGGTGGTCGCGTACTGGTGGGCCAGCGGGAGGAGCGGTACGTCCACCCCGGCCATCGCGCCGATCACCGGGCCCCAGAAGCCGGCGGCCGAGACGACATGGTCGGCGGGGAAGGTGCCGCGGTCGGTGACGACGCCGGTGACGCGGCCGGCCTCCCGCTCGATTCCGGTGACGGTGTGCCGCTCCAGGAAGCGGGCGCCGCGGCTCTCGGCCCGTGCGATCTGGGCGCGGCAGGCGAGCACGGCGCGGGCCAGGCCGTCGTCGGCGGTGTGGAAGCCTCCGTAGATCTGGGTCTCGTCCAGCATCGGCCAGAGGTGCTTGCACTGCTGCGGGGTGAGCAGTTCACCGCGTACGCCCCAGGAGGCCGCGAGTCCGGCCTTGCGGTGCAGGTCGGCCCAGCGGGCCTCGGTGGTGGCGACCTCCAGGCCGCCGACCGGGTTGAAGCAGGGCAGCCCGTCCACCTCCAGGGAGCCGAACTTCCGGACGGTGTAGGCGGCGAACTCGGTCATGGTCTTGGACGGGCCGGTCTGGAAAACCAGGCCGGGTGCGTGGGAGGTGGAGCCGCCGGGGGCCGGCAGCGGGCCCTGTTCGAGGACGGTGACCTCGGTCCAGCCGCGGGCGGTCAGCTCGTCGGCGAGCGAACAGCCGACGATGCCGGCACCGATGACAACCACACGGGAACTGTTTGCGGGCGTGCGGGACATGACCCTCCTCCTGCTGGTCGGGTGGCCGACTGTGGGTGACTCCGTTACAGGACCACGACGGAGCGCAGTACCCGGCCGTCGCGCATCTTGTCGAACGCGGACTCCACCTCGTCCAGGGCGATCGTCTCGGTGACGAATCCGCCGAGGTCGAGCCGTCCGCTGAGGTAGCGGTCGATGAGCACGGGGAAGTCGCGGCTGGGCAGGCAGTCGCCGTACCAGGAGGACTTCAGGGCGCCGCCGCGCGAGAAGAGGTCGATGAGCGGCAGCTCGATGCGCATGTCCGGTTCGGGGACGCCGACCTGGACCAGGGTCCCGGCGAGGTCGCGCATGTAGAACCCCTGCCGGTAGGTCTCGGGGCGGCCGACCGCGTCGATCACCACATCGGCGCCATGGCCGCCGGTGAGTCCCCGGACCGCCTCGATGGGGTCCGTACCACGGGAGTTGACGGTGTG
This Streptomyces decoyicus DNA region includes the following protein-coding sequences:
- a CDS encoding aromatic ring-hydroxylating oxygenase subunit alpha produces the protein MTTTHTESAPAPAATPAASTPTAGTSPSLIATLAGHHYTDPDIFRQEQEKIFERLWFCAVRSADLEKPGAFRTVRIGRESVVITRNRAGELRAFLNICRHRGAQLCTEESGEVRRNLQCPYHAWTYDLDGRLVAAPNLQKMPDIDRTERGLVTVPLREWLGYAWVCLADEPPSFEDTVIGAAVERLGDAACLDRYRTEGLALGRRLTYDVRANWKLIIENFMECYHCGTIHPELTEVLPEFADGFAAQYYVGHGAAFAEEATGFTVDGTEGFGRLPGIEDTQDRRYYAITVRPQVFVNLVPDHVIVHRMFPMAPDRTVVECDWLYLPEVVDSGADVSKSVELFHRVNTQDFDACERTQPAMSSRAYRAGGVLVPSEHHIGAFHHWVTDRLEGERA
- the solA gene encoding N-methyl-L-tryptophan oxidase; translation: MAPTYDVIVLGLGGMGSAAAHHLAARGARVLGLEKFGPVHHRGSSHGGSRITRQSYFEDPAYVPLLLRSYELYEKLERETGREIATLCGGVMIGRPDSRTVRGSLESARRWDLPHEMLGPKEIRRRFPTLTPAEDEVALYEARAGLVRPEHTVAAHVRLATQDGAELHFEEPVTRWEELPGGAGVRVHTPEDTYTAGQLVICPGAWAPQLLTDLGVPFTIERQVMYWFAPDGGTAPFVPERHPIYIWEDAQGVQVYGFPSIDGPDGGAKVAFFRKGTVCTPETIERTVHDHEVRAMADQMSPRIPALPGRFLKAATCMYSNTPDEHFVITRHPAHPETVTVACGFSGHGFKFVPVVGEIVADLALTGATAHPIELFDPRRPAAAAA
- a CDS encoding GcvT family protein: MSRTPANSSRVVVIGAGIVGCSLADELTARGWTEVTVLEQGPLPAPGGSTSHAPGLVFQTGPSKTMTEFAAYTVRKFGSLEVDGLPCFNPVGGLEVATTEARWADLHRKAGLAASWGVRGELLTPQQCKHLWPMLDETQIYGGFHTADDGLARAVLACRAQIARAESRGARFLERHTVTGIEREAGRVTGVVTDRGTFPADHVVSAAGFWGPVIGAMAGVDVPLLPLAHQYATTEPLPELAGVNDSRMEASKPILRFQDRDLYFREHTDRIGIGSYAHRPMPVDPFTLPAFDEAPVMPSSLPFTEDDFAPSWQDSVGLLPALGASRVAEGFNGVFSFTPDGMPVLGESRELRGFWLAEAVWVTHSAGVAKAVAEWMTDGRPTIDIHECDLYRFEDAQRSPAYIADRGAQSFIEVYDVIHPLQPMEQPRPLRTGPFYPRQQELGAYFLEGGGWERPHWYEANAPLAEGLRLPERDAWSARYWSPIAAAEARATREKVALYDMTPLRRLEVTGPGALAFLQRMTSNNLAKKPGAVTYTLLLDEAGGIRSDLTVARLAPDRFQVGANSGSDLDWLLRHAPDEGVQVRDITSGTCCIGVWGPLARDLVQPLTRDDFSHQAFGYFKARHTYLGHVPVTAMRLSYVGELGWELYTTADMGLRLWDTLWEAGREHGVIAAGRSAFNSLRLEKGYRAWGHDMTTEHNPYEAGVGFAVRPAKGDFLGREALEGHSEETAARKLSCLTLDDPGAVVLGKEPVYVDGQPAGHVTSAAYGYTLGRGIAYAWLPAAAAAPGTSVHIEYFGEKIPATVAREPLFDPQMERIRR